The sequence GTCCAGGCTGACGCGGATGATGCAGCAGTCGCCCACCTGCTGGTTGTAGAGCGGCAGCGCGGAGCTGGAGTTGCAGAGCCCTGAGACGGAGCGCTTGTGGGTGCGTGTGGCAGCTACGGGTGtggtggaggctgaggaggacgaGGTGCTGCTGGAGGCCGAGCTGATGCCAGAGGTCTCCGGGGATGACTGTGAGGCtgattcccagaactgagggagaTGGCAAGATCAGCAGATGTCCCTGCCCTGTGGGGCACCCCAGGCCAACAGCCAGATGGGGAACCTTCTAGAAGCTGTGTTCAGGATCCAGGGCTTCCTGGTCCCGTGCACAGATTTGGAGTGGGGAGATGGGGAAGGATATTGAGGAGAGGGGCAGGCAGTCACCTTCTTTTCCTGGCCATCTGGGGACTCCGGGACGAAGCTGATGTTGATCTCCTCCACGTCAGAGCTGGAGGAGCCGGCCGAGTGCACGCTGAGCGCGTCAGCAATGTCCCCGCTGCTGAGGTAGGGGCCACACCTGAGCTGGTCACAGGACTTGGAGTGGGAGCTGCCGCTGGTACTGAGCTCAGTGCTGGGGGCCTGGCGGCTGGGTGAAGGGTCGGCTTAGTTAACGGGACTCCCCAAGGACACACCCCACTCCCACAGCCCCTGCACTCTGGGCCCGTGgactgtgctaagtgctgggaCAGTCGCCAGTACTCCATTCACCACAGCCATCTGGGAGAGCATTTAGTAtcaccccatttcacagaggagaaaactaagGCCCAAAGAGGTGGCGGGAACTCATCCCGGTCTCAGAGCCAGTCAGTCAGGGGCAGGATTCCAGCGCCAGCTGCCCTGACTCCCCAAGCCCAGGCTCAGCCCTGAAGCTTCTAAGCCCCACAGCAGCTGCCCCTGCCACCCCCGGCCAGGCCCTTACTCGCTCCAGCGCTTGACAATGGCTGTGTTCTTCTTGGTCCTGAGGGTGTTGCTGGCTGACTCGGATGGGGGCTCCAGCTCGCACGATAGGTTGTAGCTATGAgcagagggcagtggtgtgatgacCGGGGGCCATGCTCCGGCCTTCCCCCAGCACCTGCCCAGAAGCTGGGTGCCCCAGCCTTCCGCAGGCAACAGGGGCTGATGCTGACCATAGGTCATAGCTGCTGGCCCTCTGGAGCTGGCCCCCCAGGACAGTCTGCCCACGCTGTCCCCATTTGCTGCCCCGGCCTCACCTCTCAGTCTCGCTGAGCCGCTCCACGGCCCGGAACCAGACCCCAAACTGCTCATCTGGCGTGATGCTGTAGTTGTTGCAGGCCGACTGCAGCAGCTTGATCTGAGCGAtcacctcgaactcctgggagcGGAGGGAAGCACAGGGCGGTGACAAGGCCCGGGCAGGACAGGGGCCAGTCTCCAGGTCTTTGCTCTTGGGGTCCCCTCCTCACCTCTACTTCCATCCAGGCCTTCCTGTTCTCAAAGCTGGGCTCACACAGCCATTCCCCAGGAGGTAGTCCTAGATTATAACCTACCCCCACCCTCCAGTGGGAGGGGACCCCCTTCTCTCTCTATCCAAATATCCCATGAATCTAAGAGGGAGAGGGTGGGAGTCGAGTGTCCTGCCCTGGTGCGTCTGTTTTCCATCCCTCCCCCAGTCAGGGCTGCAGCTGCTTACCTTCCTCCTCTTCTCGAAGTTGATGAGTCTGCCCTGGAAGGTGGACACCCAATGGCCATCAGAAAGTGACCCCTTGACCATTACAGCCTCCCCACCTCATGCTGCACTACCAAGAGCGCCCACCAGGGGGCAGAGCACACACACCCCTGGACTGGAGCCGACCAAGAGCGCCCACCAGGGGGCAGGGCGCACACACCCCTGGACTGGAGCCCGTGCTGGGCACCAGGGCAGGGTGACATGCGGGCAGAGGCTTGGGGACTTCTTGTCCAGCCCTCTCTGAGGACAATGGACTAAGGCCTCGGGCAAGAAGGCCCTGCTCAGCCACCACGTGCAGTCTGACCTTGGAGGGCCTGGCTTCCCCCTGTGCTCAGGGTCACTGCCTGAGGGATGGGCTGTGTCCCACTGGGCCaaaccctgcttcagctctgtgTTCGGGCAGCCCTGGGGTGTCACCAGCCGAGCACTGAGCTGTTTACTCATTGCTGGGACAGGCGTGGCGGCCCAGCCCCCAGGGCTCAGGGAAGGTATCTCCTCCCAGGCCCTACTCCAGCCTCGCCCGGCATACTCACATACAGATAGTCCTTCATGGCGGTGTCCAGCATCACCAGGTCGGTGAGGAACGTGCCCAGGTAGGGAACGGTGCCCTGGATGATGCCCTGTGGCATTGGGGTAGAAGGATGAGCATAGACCCTTCCCCTGAAGGCTTTCTCAGTCCCCAGACCCAACTGGCCTCACTTGGAACAGCCTGGGGACCTCTGGGGGCCTCCTGGAGCCTGCTGCCTCCCTGGACTTCAGACTCCCTCTAGCCACCTCCCTGGCTGGCATCTGGGAAATGCTGGGTTCCTGAGTCGTGTGGCCCCTGGTCCTCCCCAGCCCCACGCCCGCCTGAGCTGGCTCTGCCAGGCCTATCCTTTCGTGGCTGCAGCTGGTCCTCACAGATACCAGCTGATCCAGGCATGGCTCTGCCAGGGTCCAGAGGAGTCCACCTCTAATGGGGCCCATAGGCACCATGACTACAGACGAAAGGGTCCCTCCTCCCTACTCCCGGGCCAGCCCCCTTTCCCTCCACAGCCTTGGGCACTCACCGTCTCCTTTGGCCGTTTCTGGGCTCTCTTGGGGTTCATCTCCAGGGTGGCAAACTTGGAGGTTCCCTCCTGCCAGGGTAGAGAGAACAGGGTCAGCGAGGCCCTATCCCCTCAGCCCTTAGCTCTCAGGCACCCTGACCTGGGGCGCTGCCAGTGTGCTTGGGTTCCAGGGCTGACCCTGGTATCAATACTCACTAGTGTGGGGTCCTGGGCCAGCAGCCTGGCCTTCCTGAGCCTGCCTCCCCCTTTGGAAAGTGCGGATGAGAACTCCGCCTGCTGcatggtgaggtggctcacgcttgtaatcccagcattttggaaggccaaggcaggtggatcacttgaggtcaggagttcaagaccagcctggccaacacagtgaaatcccatctctactaaaaaaaaaaataaaaatattagctgggcctggtggtgcacacctgtaatcccagctacttgggaagctgaggcaggagaatcccttgaacccaggaggcagggattgcagtgagccgagatcgtgccactgcactccagcctgggtgacagagcgagactcctcttaaaaaaaaactctgccTACCTTGCAGGGCCTCAGAGACTGTGCGATACAGTCCTGTTTTGGCTGAACACTCCTTTTCTCCCTTGAACCTTCCGTGAGGTCAGTACCCCAGGGCTGGCATTCCTccgttttccagatgaggaaactgtggcccCGAGATGGGCAGCGACTTGCCCAGGCCCCCCAGGGACTCAGAACAGGCTTTTCTGTCCTAGCCAGAGGCTCTGCCCCATCTGCCTTTACCCCTGTTTGGCCACTGATCGGGATACCATCCTCTGGGCTTCTCGCGCGTGCCAGGGCCCCCAGCAGAGCTATGCCATGGAGGGAGAGGGACAGGTGTTCCAGAAACCCCTGCGATACGCCCCTGTAGAGAACTCTGCGTTCATCCACGCAAGAGGGGGGCCCTAGATGTCATTTCACTGACCGGGCACGCCGGGGCACCAGGCAGTGACACGACTCCCTCTGAGGCCTCGTGAATCCATTAGTCCCTGAAAGTTCTCCTCAGTCATCTGGGGTATCTGCCATGGCTAATGGGGTAGATGAGAAGAATTCTACAGGGTTCTCGGGTCAGTGTCTTCtcagggcagggtggggaagcCACAGAGGGCCTCCAAATCTACCTGCCAGGTCCGGTCACCTGGCTCTTGGCATCCCCTGCAGCTCCTGTCCCTGGGGTAGGCAGGTTGCCCTCTCCTTGGGTGTGCAGAACAAACAGGTGGGAGCCTGGCCTCCTGGGGACAGACTGGGCCAGTGTGGGGGTAGGAGCTGCATCCCCTTCCCGACCAGCGAGGAAGTCAGAGACCTGCTGGTCCTCATGCCCATCTACTTCTGGAACCTCCACTGCCACCCTTACTGTGTCCGATTAACCGGGGCCCTGTCCCTCAAACGCCCAGGGGCCAAACAGATCCCTCTTCCCTCTTTGTGCACATGGGAAAGGAACTTTTCCAGCAAGAAGTGAACGCCACCACCCACTGTCCCAGCCCCAGTCTCTGCCTGCCGCCACTCCACCTTGATGAGCAGCTCCCGGCTCAATGAGTAGTTGTTCTCGTCTGAGAAGATCTCCGACAGCTTCTGAAAGATCCGGAAACTGTCCCTGTCAGAAGggcaaagaaggaaggagaaagctaGCGATGGTGGGGAGGGGTGTGAGtgaaaatccattttattttagagcTGAAAGACCCCAGACTGCCTGAATGTGGCACACAGGGTTCCGCAGAGCACCAACGCTCTGCAGGTCTGGGGAGGAGGCCTTCATGTTGGTGCAACGGGACCCCTGTTGCTGTTTCCACTGAGCAGCTATTtccaaagggtttttttttttcttttttttggagacagtttcagtcacccaggctgaagtgcagtggtccgatctcaactcattgcgacctccacctcctgggttcaagagattctcctggccttagccttccgagtagctgggattacaggcgttagccactgcgcctggcacaaAGGTTTTGATTTCAATAGCATAAGGCTTCTGTGGCTACAACACGAATACCTGAAAATCTCGGATGTGGCTCAACCCACCAGTTGACAGCTTAGGAAGCCGAGCTCTGAGGCAGAGCTGCCAGCTCAGGTCAGTGGAGGATCCCTGCGCTCAGGGTTTGTGGCCTCCCACGGGCTCACTAAGCGGGCAATGCCAGCCCTGTGGGAGGTCCCTGGTGCAGCAGGAGCTCCTACAGAGGCATGCCCACCTGGAAACGTCTTCCCACGTCTTCTTCAGCCGGTGGATGGAGTTGCTCTGCAGGGCGGAGAGGATGGCATACAGCGACGAGAAGTTCTTGAGGATCCGGCACTCCTGGGGCGGGAAGAGCAGGAGGTGTAAGGTGGGGCTGGGGCTCCCAGCTTGCCTGGCCTCAGTCCTCCTTGGCGTCCCCTCCCCTCCTAATGAGACAGACGCTCAGGGAGTCCCTAGAGGGCACACCTGCAACCCAGGGGTGACAGGAGCATTTTAGCTCAACCTAAGAAAACAGCGTAAGGAGGACCTAAGCATCCaggcagtgggctgggaaagTCAAGGAGAGCGTGCCCCTGGGAAGAGTGGACTGGGGCCTGTACAGGGGCTTGGACTGCAGACCACAACCTGAGAACAGATGAAGGCAAAGAGGGGATGAAGGCCCTCCTGTGGCGTACCCTGGCCACCTCGATCCAGTGCTCCACCACCCTGGCCCTGTCGGGGGCTTTTGTGCTTCGGTCCCCAAGGCAGGTGGTGATGACGCAGTTGGCCACGCTGTTGAACTGGGTGACAGTGGCGCGGATGGTGGGTGCCAGGTGCTCCTTGCCCTTCTTGTCCCGCTGGGACCAGATGGAGCCCAGGCAGTGGTAGGGCACCACCTTCTTGAACAGCTCCTGGGGAGGAGGGTAAGCGtcacctggccctgccccagcAGTCTGGGCTGGCGCTGGGGAAGCTGAGAATGTAGCTTGAGCCTTGTGGGGGTCTCCGGATTTTATCCCATGTCCATGCAGGGTGCCTAGCACACAAGTGACCCAGCACAGAATGCTGGCAGGAACAACAGGAGCACTGCCTCGCACATCCTCACCAAGCCCCAGTGCCGACAGGCGGCTCGCACCTGCATGGACCAAATGGCACTGCCTGCCCACGCCCCAGTGCCCCACCCCTGCCATCCCCATGGCACGCCTCAGTCTGCTCCCCATCCAGACGCACATCTGCTGTGGGCGCTATAACTAGGGGCTTTGTCCAGTGTCTGCCATTGGCTCCAGGCCACACCAAATGCCTAATGAGTGCTGAGGCTGGTGCGCCTCCTAAACACATGGGGGTGACCCATGGGTGCACCCTGGTGAGCACCCTCCACTCCCACAGGCCAGGCCTGCTGAGCTTCCCGTCTGTTCCATCTGGAATCCGAACAATCACTCTGGAGGACAGGGGTGACCTCATCTCTACCGTCCGGAGGGAAACGGAGGACTTGGGGTTCAGAAACTGGCCCTGATTACTTGGTGTGTAacagtagagctgggatttgaccAGATCAGCAGCTCTGGACCAGGGAATGCTAGATAGGGGGCAGCAGATGCCAGAAGGCAGGCCCACCCCTTCCCTGCCAAGCTGAGCCGCTCACCGCATCCATCAGTGTAAACTGCTCTGCCACCAAGTCGGGAGGGAACACCAAGAGGTGAGGCTTCTCCTCACTCAGCCCGTTCTCTGCAACCACAGGTGAAGGCCAGGAAGGCTCTAATACTGGAGCTGGCTCCAGCTCTAGAGTTTGGGAGGGAGCTGGATCCTGTTCTGGAGGTGGGACTGGAGCTGGCTCTAGTTCCGGAGCTGGCGTTGGAGCCGGTTCCAGTTCCACAGCTGGCTCTGGAGCCTGTTGGAGCTTCGGAGCTGGTGCTGGAGCGACCTCTAGCTCTGAACCTGGAGCTGGTGTTGGAGCTGGCGCTGGGGCTGGCACCGGGCTGGGTGCTCGAGCTGGTGTTAGAGCTAGCTCTAACTCTGGAGTTGGTTTTAGAGCTGGCACTGGTGACAGAGCTgtaaaagaaaagtttgaaaacatgCCAGCCCTTCCCGTGCCTTTTCAAAGACACAGAACAGCCCCGGCTTCCAGAAAAGCCGCGCCCCTCGAACCCACAAAACCTGCACCAGGCCGCCCTCCCACCTGTGGTCTCTGCCTGTGTGGTCTGAGGCTCATCTGTGCCCCTGGCCCAGCACCAGACCCTGGAGCCACCTCCTCGTGTGGCCCAGCACTGACCCCTCCTCGTTCAACCTCTGGCACCCACCCCAGTCCTCCTCACCCTCGGGCTCTGCCTCAATGGGTTCCGAGTGCTCCAGCTGGGCCAGGAGAAGGTGGGCACGGCGCTCCAGGTCTGAGCCTGGCATGTTGAGCTGCACGTAGGCCACCAGCTGCTTGAGGCAGGGAAAGTCCGGGGGTTGACAGAAATCCTCCGAGTACTGGTCCAGCCAGGTGCCCAGGATGGAGGAGATGGCACTGGGGACAGGTGGGTGGGCAGCAGAGTCAGAGGCCTGGGCTCCCCTTCCCCATGGCCCTCCCATGGCTCTCCTGAGCCAGACTGGGCTCCTGCGCAAGCCCCTGTCCATTCGGAGGCCACCTGCCACAGCCCAAGCCTCGGCCTCCTTGGCTGTCCAGGCAAAGAAGCAATGAGGCCCCTGGTTAGTGGCGACACCTCTCCCCTTCTCCAGGGAAGCCCCGCCCACGCCTCTGCATGTCTCCGGCCCCTCTCCTCGCTGGACCATAA is a genomic window of Chlorocebus sabaeus isolate Y175 chromosome 12, mChlSab1.0.hap1, whole genome shotgun sequence containing:
- the RALGDS gene encoding ral guanine nucleotide dissociation stimulator isoform X2; this translates as MPLQPSLAPPPDVHLHPLRVPTPRVAELPGPELPAQLGPLRPTKPPEEDVRCSGEQSWEQAAAGAVSGRDTGPQGLMCLWGPSTAPAHTPFSLPLLSCSLPCALHLQPGTGHPPSHGPRKSSTQEIGEELINGVIYSISLRKVQLHHGANKGQRWLGYENESALNLYETCKVRTVKAGTLEKLVEHLVPAFQGSDLSYVTIFLCTYRAFTTTQQVLDLLFKRYGCVLPYSDEDGGPQDQLKNAISSILGTWLDQYSEDFCQPPDFPCLKQLVAYVQLNMPGSDLERRAHLLLAQLEHSEPIEAEPEALSPVPALKPTPELELALTPARAPSPVPAPAPAPTPAPGSELEVAPAPAPKLQQAPEPAVELEPAPTPAPELEPAPVPPPEQDPAPSQTLELEPAPVLEPSWPSPVVAENGLSEEKPHLLVFPPDLVAEQFTLMDAELFKKVVPYHCLGSIWSQRDKKGKEHLAPTIRATVTQFNSVANCVITTCLGDRSTKAPDRARVVEHWIEVARECRILKNFSSLYAILSALQSNSIHRLKKTWEDVSRDSFRIFQKLSEIFSDENNYSLSRELLIKEGTSKFATLEMNPKRAQKRPKETGIIQGTVPYLGTFLTDLVMLDTAMKDYLYGRLINFEKRRKEFEVIAQIKLLQSACNNYSITPDEQFGVWFRAVERLSETESYNLSCELEPPSESASNTLRTKKNTAIVKRWSDRQAPSTELSTSGSSHSKSCDQLRCGPYLSSGDIADALSVHSAGSSSSDVEEINISFVPESPDGQEKKFWESASQSSPETSGISSASSSTSSSSASTTPVAATRTHKRSVSGLCNSSSALPLYNQQVGDCCIIRVSLDVDNGNMYKSILVTSQDKAPAVIRKAMDKHNLEEDEPEDYELLQILSDDRKLKIPENANVFYAMNSTANYDFVLKKRTFTKGVKVKHGASSTLPRMKQKGLKIAKGIF
- the RALGDS gene encoding ral guanine nucleotide dissociation stimulator isoform X4; amino-acid sequence: MVQRMWAEAAGPVGGAEPLFPGSRRSRSVWDAVRLEVGVPDSCPVVLHSFTQLDPDLPRPESSTQEIGEELINGVIYSISLRKVQLHHGANKGQRWLGYENESALNLYETCKVRTVKAGTLEKLVEHLVPAFQGSDLSYVTIFLCTYRAFTTTQQVLDLLFKRYGRCDALTASSRYGCVLPYSDEDGGPQDQLKNAISSILGTWLDQYSEDFCQPPDFPCLKQLVAYVQLNMPGSDLERRAHLLLAQLEHSEPIEAEPEALSPVPALKPTPELELALTPARAPSPVPAPAPAPTPAPGSELEVAPAPAPKLQQAPEPAVELEPAPTPAPELEPAPVPPPEQDPAPSQTLELEPAPVLEPSWPSPVVAENGLSEEKPHLLVFPPDLVAEQFTLMDAELFKKVVPYHCLGSIWSQRDKKGKEHLAPTIRATVTQFNSVANCVITTCLGDRSTKAPDRARVVEHWIEVARECRILKNFSSLYAILSALQSNSIHRLKKTWEDVSRDSFRIFQKLSEIFSDENNYSLSRELLIKEGTSKFATLEMNPKRAQKRPKETGIIQGTVPYLGTFLTDLVMLDTAMKDYLYGRLINFEKRRKEFEVIAQIKLLQSACNNYSITPDEQFGVWFRAVERLSETESYNLSCELEPPSESASNTLRTKKNTAIVKRWSDRQAPSTELSTSGSSHSKSCDQLRCGPYLSSGDIADALSVHSAGSSSSDVEEINISFVPESPDGQEKKFWESASQSSPETSGISSASSSTSSSSASTTPVAATRTHKRSVSGLCNSSSALPLYNQQVGDCCIIRVSLDVDNGNMYKSILVTSQDKAPAVIRKAMDKHNLEEDEPEDYELLQILSDDRKLKIPENANVFYAMNSTANYDFVLKKRTFTKGVKVKHGASSTLPRMKQKGLKIAKGIF
- the RALGDS gene encoding ral guanine nucleotide dissociation stimulator isoform X7, with product MAWYKREFLALPVTGAGMTATRVTPGLGTRVLHSTEARRRQAHWQRASRRAHFPPGSRPTMAREAGQVCARPAVPRVGKGSVFFACVSVVTARRRAIARRAALQSPTPWLAPLPPPATTESSTQEIGEELINGVIYSISLRKVQLHHGANKGQRWLGYENESALNLYETCKVRTVKAGTLEKLVEHLVPAFQGSDLSYVTIFLCTYRAFTTTQQVLDLLFKRYGRCDALTASSRYGCVLPYSDEDGGPQDQLKNAISSILGTWLDQYSEDFCQPPDFPCLKQLVAYVQLNMPGSDLERRAHLLLAQLEHSEPIEAEPEALSPVPALKPTPELELALTPARAPSPVPAPAPAPTPAPGSELEVAPAPAPKLQQAPEPAVELEPAPTPAPELEPAPVPPPEQDPAPSQTLELEPAPVLEPSWPSPVVAENGLSEEKPHLLVFPPDLVAEQFTLMDAELFKKVVPYHCLGSIWSQRDKKGKEHLAPTIRATVTQFNSVANCVITTCLGDRSTKAPDRARVVEHWIEVARECRILKNFSSLYAILSALQSNSIHRLKKTWEDVSRDSFRIFQKLSEIFSDENNYSLSRELLIKEGTSKFATLEMNPKRAQKRPKETGIIQGTVPYLGTFLTDLVMLDTAMKDYLYGRLINFEKRRKEFEVIAQIKLLQSACNNYSITPDEQFGVWFRAVERLSETESYNLSCELEPPSESASNTLRTKKNTAIVKRWSDRQAPSTELSTSGSSHSKSCDQLRCGPYLSSGDIADALSVHSAGSSSSDVEEINISFVPESPDGQEKKFWESASQSSPETSGISSASSSTSSSSASTTPVAATRTHKRSVSGLCNSSSALPLYNQQVGDCCIIRVSLDVDNGNMYKSILVTSQDKAPAVIRKAMDKHNLEEDEPEDYELLQILSDDRKLKIPENANVFYAMNSTANYDFVLKKRTFTKGVKVKHGASSTLPRMKQKGLKIAKGIF
- the RALGDS gene encoding ral guanine nucleotide dissociation stimulator isoform X3, coding for MMVDCQSSTQEIGEELINGVIYSISLRKVQLHHGANKGQRWLGYENESALNLYETCKVRTVKAGTLEKLVEHLVPAFQGSDLSYVTIFLCTYRAFTTTQQVLDLLFKRYGRCDALTASSRYGCVLPYSDEDGGPQDQLKNAISSILGTWLDQYSEDFCQPPDFPCLKQLVAYVQLNMPGSDLERRAHLLLAQLEHSEPIEAEPEALSPVPALKPTPELELALTPARAPSPVPAPAPAPTPAPGSELEVAPAPAPKLQQAPEPAVELEPAPTPAPELEPAPVPPPEQDPAPSQTLELEPAPVLEPSWPSPVVAENGLSEEKPHLLVFPPDLVAEQFTLMDAELFKKVVPYHCLGSIWSQRDKKGKEHLAPTIRATVTQFNSVANCVITTCLGDRSTKAPDRARVVEHWIEVARECRILKNFSSLYAILSALQSNSIHRLKKTWEDVSRDSFRIFQKLSEIFSDENNYSLSRELLIKEGTSKFATLEMNPKRAQKRPKETGIIQGTVPYLGTFLTDLVMLDTAMKDYLYGRLINFEKRRKEFEVIAQIKLLQSACNNYSITPDEQFGVWFRAVERLSETESYNLSCELEPPSESASNTLRTKKNTAIVKRWSDRQAPSTELSTSGSSHSKSCDQLRCGPYLSSGDIADALSVHSAGSSSSDVEEINISFVPESPDGQEKKFWESASQSSPETSGISSASSSTSSSSASTTPVAATRTHKRSVSGLCNSSSALPLYNQQVGDCCIIRVSLDVDNGNMYKSILVTSQDKAPAVIRKAMDKHNLEEDEPEDYELLQILSDDRKLKIPENANVFYAMNSTANYDFVLKKRTFTKGVKVKHGASSTLPRMKQKGLKIAKGIF
- the RALGDS gene encoding ral guanine nucleotide dissociation stimulator isoform X6 is translated as MVQRMWAEAAGPVGGAEPLFPGSRRSRSVWDAVRLEVGVPDSCPVVLHSFTQLDPDLPRPESSTQEIGEELINGVIYSISLRKVQLHHGANKGQRWLGYENESALNLYETCKVRTVKAGTLEKLVEHLVPAFQGSDLSYVTIFLCTYRAFTTTQQVLDLLFKRYGCVLPYSDEDGGPQDQLKNAISSILGTWLDQYSEDFCQPPDFPCLKQLVAYVQLNMPGSDLERRAHLLLAQLEHSEPIEAEPEALSPVPALKPTPELELALTPARAPSPVPAPAPAPTPAPGSELEVAPAPAPKLQQAPEPAVELEPAPTPAPELEPAPVPPPEQDPAPSQTLELEPAPVLEPSWPSPVVAENGLSEEKPHLLVFPPDLVAEQFTLMDAELFKKVVPYHCLGSIWSQRDKKGKEHLAPTIRATVTQFNSVANCVITTCLGDRSTKAPDRARVVEHWIEVARECRILKNFSSLYAILSALQSNSIHRLKKTWEDVSRDSFRIFQKLSEIFSDENNYSLSRELLIKEGTSKFATLEMNPKRAQKRPKETGIIQGTVPYLGTFLTDLVMLDTAMKDYLYGRLINFEKRRKEFEVIAQIKLLQSACNNYSITPDEQFGVWFRAVERLSETESYNLSCELEPPSESASNTLRTKKNTAIVKRWSDRQAPSTELSTSGSSHSKSCDQLRCGPYLSSGDIADALSVHSAGSSSSDVEEINISFVPESPDGQEKKFWESASQSSPETSGISSASSSTSSSSASTTPVAATRTHKRSVSGLCNSSSALPLYNQQVGDCCIIRVSLDVDNGNMYKSILVTSQDKAPAVIRKAMDKHNLEEDEPEDYELLQILSDDRKLKIPENANVFYAMNSTANYDFVLKKRTFTKGVKVKHGASSTLPRMKQKGLKIAKGIF
- the RALGDS gene encoding ral guanine nucleotide dissociation stimulator isoform X1; amino-acid sequence: MPLQPSLAPPPDVHLHPLRVPTPRVAELPGPELPAQLGPLRPTKPPEEDVRCSGEQSWEQAAAGAVSGRDTGPQGLMCLWGPSTAPAHTPFSLPLLSCSLPCALHLQPGTGHPPSHGPRKSSTQEIGEELINGVIYSISLRKVQLHHGANKGQRWLGYENESALNLYETCKVRTVKAGTLEKLVEHLVPAFQGSDLSYVTIFLCTYRAFTTTQQVLDLLFKRYGRCDALTASSRYGCVLPYSDEDGGPQDQLKNAISSILGTWLDQYSEDFCQPPDFPCLKQLVAYVQLNMPGSDLERRAHLLLAQLEHSEPIEAEPEALSPVPALKPTPELELALTPARAPSPVPAPAPAPTPAPGSELEVAPAPAPKLQQAPEPAVELEPAPTPAPELEPAPVPPPEQDPAPSQTLELEPAPVLEPSWPSPVVAENGLSEEKPHLLVFPPDLVAEQFTLMDAELFKKVVPYHCLGSIWSQRDKKGKEHLAPTIRATVTQFNSVANCVITTCLGDRSTKAPDRARVVEHWIEVARECRILKNFSSLYAILSALQSNSIHRLKKTWEDVSRDSFRIFQKLSEIFSDENNYSLSRELLIKEGTSKFATLEMNPKRAQKRPKETGIIQGTVPYLGTFLTDLVMLDTAMKDYLYGRLINFEKRRKEFEVIAQIKLLQSACNNYSITPDEQFGVWFRAVERLSETESYNLSCELEPPSESASNTLRTKKNTAIVKRWSDRQAPSTELSTSGSSHSKSCDQLRCGPYLSSGDIADALSVHSAGSSSSDVEEINISFVPESPDGQEKKFWESASQSSPETSGISSASSSTSSSSASTTPVAATRTHKRSVSGLCNSSSALPLYNQQVGDCCIIRVSLDVDNGNMYKSILVTSQDKAPAVIRKAMDKHNLEEDEPEDYELLQILSDDRKLKIPENANVFYAMNSTANYDFVLKKRTFTKGVKVKHGASSTLPRMKQKGLKIAKGIF
- the RALGDS gene encoding ral guanine nucleotide dissociation stimulator isoform X5, yielding MSRGEGSGWDVAVGGAAHLPRSGLPTHQSWAWRSCPLLLGQPGPARLGRGGSSTQEIGEELINGVIYSISLRKVQLHHGANKGQRWLGYENESALNLYETCKVRTVKAGTLEKLVEHLVPAFQGSDLSYVTIFLCTYRAFTTTQQVLDLLFKRYGRCDALTASSRYGCVLPYSDEDGGPQDQLKNAISSILGTWLDQYSEDFCQPPDFPCLKQLVAYVQLNMPGSDLERRAHLLLAQLEHSEPIEAEPEALSPVPALKPTPELELALTPARAPSPVPAPAPAPTPAPGSELEVAPAPAPKLQQAPEPAVELEPAPTPAPELEPAPVPPPEQDPAPSQTLELEPAPVLEPSWPSPVVAENGLSEEKPHLLVFPPDLVAEQFTLMDAELFKKVVPYHCLGSIWSQRDKKGKEHLAPTIRATVTQFNSVANCVITTCLGDRSTKAPDRARVVEHWIEVARECRILKNFSSLYAILSALQSNSIHRLKKTWEDVSRDSFRIFQKLSEIFSDENNYSLSRELLIKEGTSKFATLEMNPKRAQKRPKETGIIQGTVPYLGTFLTDLVMLDTAMKDYLYGRLINFEKRRKEFEVIAQIKLLQSACNNYSITPDEQFGVWFRAVERLSETESYNLSCELEPPSESASNTLRTKKNTAIVKRWSDRQAPSTELSTSGSSHSKSCDQLRCGPYLSSGDIADALSVHSAGSSSSDVEEINISFVPESPDGQEKKFWESASQSSPETSGISSASSSTSSSSASTTPVAATRTHKRSVSGLCNSSSALPLYNQQVGDCCIIRVSLDVDNGNMYKSILVTSQDKAPAVIRKAMDKHNLEEDEPEDYELLQILSDDRKLKIPENANVFYAMNSTANYDFVLKKRTFTKGVKVKHGASSTLPRMKQKGLKIAKGIF